A single Amphiura filiformis chromosome 19, Afil_fr2py, whole genome shotgun sequence DNA region contains:
- the LOC140141446 gene encoding uncharacterized protein: MDRTSTTYTKVSLVLNMEMLTVLSVLLCVVYGQDMIITSPENATYVLYEKAQFTCTVDETYFAMRRNLHWIKGYDTFLSPYEDPNKYSMMNDGNIFILEIFDLTLEDEANYKCAVHIDSLTGYELSNPAFLKVLTKWPRPNCATNPVSAAVDDLVTFSCALSPSTAIALPLTWSTADSATFGGTEIVLPGNTYSVTWKVREIDNYMNFMCYVGREDGHGNACTKTPLKIRPMPDVQPKTMEKIVGETAIFDCELNIMYPIVTQYTWVIKDKGVATEYTSSSGRYRVKEKGAVFKVKNLTMHDNNLQVLCKTQHEFGIDAEANETGIVYMYEELIEQPKVDDNNSLGAIIGGTVAGVILLVIIVLLVMYLIMGKDLTHLINKKGKDADGHEAAATATDKSDDNHTTPDTDAVLYALPLQKGGGTIEVKPFEAKNDSSVESSPTVQDSKKIKNVMKTRNATLPSKLRDKIATNIDQKSPLMPTKSLSSLNSLGNKSDYVLYSLPLQKGGGQIKVRSRNVSLENLDKMSQNSGSTFAMNSGAPECKDASNGDISRADASEYADISNGDISQADASEYADISNGDISRADASEYADISNYECTVEVNQTPKLIVVDEAIVTSDPANNEEYVYEDVNITEDNVDRETGIVANLNSEYADVTITHNKSAEEAPSLKVNSNIDSPYVYMSGKKKEKRKTSDAHYVLADFPSFRSESMDSLITENTDDPRNLNVEGITYARVDTKKEGNVDKIVADQNGTEYAAITNVL, encoded by the coding sequence ATGGACCGTACCTCCACTACCTATACCAAGGTATCACTAGTACTAAACATGGAGATGCTAACGGTACTGAGTGTTTTATTATGTGTAGTTTATGGTCAAGATATGATCATAACGAGTCCCGAAAATGCTACTTACGTTCTTTATGAGAAAGCACAATTTACTTGTACAGTGGACGAGACCTATTTTGCAATGAGGAGAAACTTACATTGGATCAAAGGATATGATACTTTTCTGTCGCCATATGAAGATCCTAATAAATACTCAATGATGAATGACGGCAATATTTTTATCTTGGAAATCTTCGATTTGACACTGGAAGATGAAGCTAACTACAAATGCGCGGTGCATATTGATAGTTTGACTGGCTATGAATTATCGAATCCTGCGTTTCTCAAAGTTCTTACAAAATGGCCGCGCCCAAATTGTGCCACGAACCCGGTATCTGCCGCCGTGGATGATTTGGTGACATTCTCCTGTGCATTATCTCCTTCAACTGCAATCGCCTTACCATTAACATGGTCGACAGCAGATTCTGCAACATTTGGAGGTACAGAAATTGTGTTACCTGGAAATACATATTCCGTTACCTGGAAAGTAAGAGAAATTGATAATTACATGAATTTTATGTGCTATGTAGGTCGAGAAGATGGACATGGTAATGCGTGTACCAAAACGCCATTGAAAATCCGACCGATGCCAGACGTCCAACCTAAAACAATGGAGAAAATAGTCGGAGAAACTGCGATATTTGACTGTGAACTAAACATAATGTATCCTATTGTTACGCAGTATACATGGGTTATAAAAGATAAAGGCGTTGCTACAGAATATACCAGCTCTAGTGGAAGATATCGTGTCAAAGAGAAAGGGGCCGTCTTCAAAGTGAAGAATTTAACAATGCATGATAATAACTTACAGGTATTGTGCAAAACGCAACATGAATTTGGAATAGACGCCGAGGCAAACGAGACGGGGATTGTTTACATGTATGAGGAACTAATCGAGCAGCCGAAAGTTGATGATAACAATAGCTTGGGGGCAATTATAGGTGGAACGGTCGCAGGTGTTATCCTGTTagttattattgttttattggtGATGTATCTGATTATGGGGAAAGATCTTACACACTTGATTAATAAGAAAGGCAAAGATGCAGATGGCCATGAAGCAGCAGCAACTGCCACTGACAAATCAGATGACAACCACACAACTCCAGATACCGACGCTGTTCTTTACGCATTGCCACTACAGAAGGGCGGTGGCACAATTGAAGTTAAACCATTTGAAGCTAAGAATGATAGTTCTGTAGAGTCATCGCCAACGGTCCAAGATTCAAAGAAGATCAAGAATGTTATGAAAACTCGAAATGCAACGCTACCTTCAAAACTACGTGATAAAATTGCGACTAATATTGATCAGAAATCACCATTAATGCCAACAAAGTCATTGTCATCCCTGAATTCGCTAGGAAATAAAAGCGATTATGTTCTATATTCACTTCCACTACAGAAAGGAGGAGGGCAAATAAAAGTCAGATCACGAAATGTATCTCTAGAAAATCTTgataaaatgtcacaaaatagtGGCTCCACATTTGCGATGAATTCAGGAGCACCTGAATGTAAAGATGCATCTAATGGTGACATTTCACGAGCCGACGCGTCCGAGTATGCAGATATATCTAATGGTGATATTTCACAAGCCGACGCGTCCGAGTATGCAGATATATCTAATGGTGATATTTCACGAGCCGACGCGTCTGAGTACGCAGATATATCTAATTATGAATGCACGGTTGAAGTAAACCAAACTCCAAAATTAATCGTGGTGGACGAGGCTATCGTTACCTCAGATCCCGCAAATAACGAAGAATATGTGTACGAGGACGTGAATATTACTGAAGATAACGTTGATCGTGAAACGGGGATTGTGGCTAACCTGAATTCGGAGTATGCGGACGTCACCATTACCCACAATAAATCCGCAGAGGAAGCGCCGTCTTTAAAAGTTAACAGCAATATTGATTCGCCGTATGTTTATATGAGTGGCAAGAAGAAGGAGAAAAGAAAAACATCTGACGCACATTATGTTCTCGCAGATTTTCCATCTTTCAGATCGGAATCTATGGACTCTCTTATAACTGAAAATACTGATGATCCTCGTAATTTAAATGTGGAAGGTATCACATATGCACGAGTTGACACGAAAAAAGAAGGCAATGTTGACAAGATTGTCGCAGATCAAAATGGAACCGAGTATGCGGCTATCACAAATGTACTTTAA